A portion of the Desmodus rotundus isolate HL8 chromosome 8, HLdesRot8A.1, whole genome shotgun sequence genome contains these proteins:
- the UQCRC1 gene encoding cytochrome b-c1 complex subunit 1, mitochondrial isoform X2: protein MAASAVCRVAGAGTRVLLRTRRSPALLKSPALRSTATFAQALQNVPETQISQLDNGLRVASEQSSQPTCTVGVWIDVGSRYENEKNNGAGYFVEHLAFKGTKNRPGNALEKEVETMGAHLNAYSTREHTAYYIKALSKDLPKAVELLADIVQNCSLEDSQIEKERDVILRELQENDASLRDVVFDYLHATAFQGTPLAQSVEGPSENVRKLSRANLTEYLSQHYKAPRMVLAAAGGVEHQQLVDLAQKYFSGVSGKYAEDAIPTLSPCRFTGSQICHRDDALPLAHVAIAVEGPGWANPDNVALQVANAMIGHYDCTYGGGTHLSSPLASVSVANKLCQSFQSFNICYAETGLLGVHFVCDRMSIDDMMFFLQGQWMRLCTSATESDVRRGKNLLRNALVSHLDGTTPVCEDIGRSLLTYGRRIPLAEWESLISEVDASVVREVFSKYFYDQCPAVAAIGPIEQLPDYNRIRSGMFWLRF from the exons ATGGCGGCTTCCGCGGTTTGCCGAGTGGCCGGCGCTGGAACGCGAGTGTTGCTCCGCACCCGTCGCTCG CCGGCCCTGCTGAAGTCGCCTGCCTTGCGGAGCACGGCCACCTTCGCCCAGGCCCTCCAGAACGTGCCAGAAACGCAAATCAGCCAGCTGGACAACGGGCTACGAGTGGCCTCGGAGCAGTCCTCACAGCCTACCTGCACG GTTGGGGTGTGGATTGACGTTGGCAGCCGGTACGAGAACGAGAAGAACAATGGGGCAGGCTACTTTGTGGAGCATCTGGCTTTCAAG GGAACAAAGAATCGGCCTGGCAATGCCTTGGAGAAGGAGGTGGAGACCATGGGGGCCCACCTTAATGCCTACAGCACCCGGGAGCACACGGCTTACTACATCAAGGCACTGTCCAAGGACCTGCCTAAAG CTGTGGAGCTCCTGGCAGACATTGTGCAGAACTGCAGCCTGGAAGACTCACAGATTGAGAAGGAGCGTGACGTGATCCTGCGGGAACTGCAGGAGAATGATGCATCTCTGCGGGACGTGGTCTTTGACTACTTGCATGCCACTGCCTTCCAGGGCACGCCTCTAGCCCAGTCTGTGGAGGGGCCCAGTGAGAATGTCAG GAAGCTGTCCCGGGCCAACCTGACCGAGTACCTCAGCCAGCATTACAAGGCCCCTCGCATGGTGCTCGCGGCGGCTGGAG GGGTGGAACACCAGCAGCTAGTGGACCTTGCCCAGAAGTACTTCAGCGGCGTCTCTGGGAAGTACGCGGAGGACGCTATACCCACTCTCTCTCCATGCCGCTTCACTGGCAGCCAG ATATGCCACCGTGACGATGCCCTGCCCTTGGCCCATGTGGCCATTGCAGtggaggggcctggctgggccaaCCCGGACAATGTGGCCCTCCAAGTGGCCAATGCCATGATCGGCCACTATGACTGCACTTATGGCGGCGGCACA CACCTGTCCAGCCCACTGGCATCAGTCTCCGTGGCCAACAAGCTGTGCCAGAGTTTCCAGTCCTTCAACATCTGCTACGCAGAGACGGGCTTGCTGGGCGTACACTTTGTCTGCGACCGCATGAGCATCGATGACATGATGTTTTTCCTGCAAGGCCAGTG GATGCGCCTCTGCACCAGTGCCACGGAGAGTGACGTGCGCCGGGGCAAGAACCTCCTCCGAAATGCCCTGGTGTCTCATCTAGATG GCACCACTCCTGTGTGTGAGGACATTGGACGGAGTCTCCTAACCTATGGCCGCCGCATCCCTCTTGCCGAGTGGGAAAGCCTGATTTCG GAGGTGGACGCCAGCGTAGTCCGTGAGGTCTTCTCCAAGTACTTCTATGACCAGTGTCCAGCAGTGGCTGCAATAG GCCCCATTGAGCAGCTCCCTGACTACAACCGGATCCGTAGCGGCATGTTCTGGCTGCGCTTCTAG
- the UQCRC1 gene encoding cytochrome b-c1 complex subunit 1, mitochondrial isoform X3, with translation MAASAVCRVAGAGTRVLLRTRRSQPALLKSPALRSTATFAQALQNVPETQISQLDNGLRVASEQSSQPTCTGTKNRPGNALEKEVETMGAHLNAYSTREHTAYYIKALSKDLPKAVELLADIVQNCSLEDSQIEKERDVILRELQENDASLRDVVFDYLHATAFQGTPLAQSVEGPSENVRKLSRANLTEYLSQHYKAPRMVLAAAGGVEHQQLVDLAQKYFSGVSGKYAEDAIPTLSPCRFTGSQICHRDDALPLAHVAIAVEGPGWANPDNVALQVANAMIGHYDCTYGGGTHLSSPLASVSVANKLCQSFQSFNICYAETGLLGVHFVCDRMSIDDMMFFLQGQWMRLCTSATESDVRRGKNLLRNALVSHLDGTTPVCEDIGRSLLTYGRRIPLAEWESLISEVDASVVREVFSKYFYDQCPAVAAIGPIEQLPDYNRIRSGMFWLRF, from the exons ATGGCGGCTTCCGCGGTTTGCCGAGTGGCCGGCGCTGGAACGCGAGTGTTGCTCCGCACCCGTCGCTCG CAGCCGGCCCTGCTGAAGTCGCCTGCCTTGCGGAGCACGGCCACCTTCGCCCAGGCCCTCCAGAACGTGCCAGAAACGCAAATCAGCCAGCTGGACAACGGGCTACGAGTGGCCTCGGAGCAGTCCTCACAGCCTACCTGCACG GGAACAAAGAATCGGCCTGGCAATGCCTTGGAGAAGGAGGTGGAGACCATGGGGGCCCACCTTAATGCCTACAGCACCCGGGAGCACACGGCTTACTACATCAAGGCACTGTCCAAGGACCTGCCTAAAG CTGTGGAGCTCCTGGCAGACATTGTGCAGAACTGCAGCCTGGAAGACTCACAGATTGAGAAGGAGCGTGACGTGATCCTGCGGGAACTGCAGGAGAATGATGCATCTCTGCGGGACGTGGTCTTTGACTACTTGCATGCCACTGCCTTCCAGGGCACGCCTCTAGCCCAGTCTGTGGAGGGGCCCAGTGAGAATGTCAG GAAGCTGTCCCGGGCCAACCTGACCGAGTACCTCAGCCAGCATTACAAGGCCCCTCGCATGGTGCTCGCGGCGGCTGGAG GGGTGGAACACCAGCAGCTAGTGGACCTTGCCCAGAAGTACTTCAGCGGCGTCTCTGGGAAGTACGCGGAGGACGCTATACCCACTCTCTCTCCATGCCGCTTCACTGGCAGCCAG ATATGCCACCGTGACGATGCCCTGCCCTTGGCCCATGTGGCCATTGCAGtggaggggcctggctgggccaaCCCGGACAATGTGGCCCTCCAAGTGGCCAATGCCATGATCGGCCACTATGACTGCACTTATGGCGGCGGCACA CACCTGTCCAGCCCACTGGCATCAGTCTCCGTGGCCAACAAGCTGTGCCAGAGTTTCCAGTCCTTCAACATCTGCTACGCAGAGACGGGCTTGCTGGGCGTACACTTTGTCTGCGACCGCATGAGCATCGATGACATGATGTTTTTCCTGCAAGGCCAGTG GATGCGCCTCTGCACCAGTGCCACGGAGAGTGACGTGCGCCGGGGCAAGAACCTCCTCCGAAATGCCCTGGTGTCTCATCTAGATG GCACCACTCCTGTGTGTGAGGACATTGGACGGAGTCTCCTAACCTATGGCCGCCGCATCCCTCTTGCCGAGTGGGAAAGCCTGATTTCG GAGGTGGACGCCAGCGTAGTCCGTGAGGTCTTCTCCAAGTACTTCTATGACCAGTGTCCAGCAGTGGCTGCAATAG GCCCCATTGAGCAGCTCCCTGACTACAACCGGATCCGTAGCGGCATGTTCTGGCTGCGCTTCTAG
- the UQCRC1 gene encoding cytochrome b-c1 complex subunit 1, mitochondrial isoform X1 codes for MAASAVCRVAGAGTRVLLRTRRSQPALLKSPALRSTATFAQALQNVPETQISQLDNGLRVASEQSSQPTCTVGVWIDVGSRYENEKNNGAGYFVEHLAFKGTKNRPGNALEKEVETMGAHLNAYSTREHTAYYIKALSKDLPKAVELLADIVQNCSLEDSQIEKERDVILRELQENDASLRDVVFDYLHATAFQGTPLAQSVEGPSENVRKLSRANLTEYLSQHYKAPRMVLAAAGGVEHQQLVDLAQKYFSGVSGKYAEDAIPTLSPCRFTGSQICHRDDALPLAHVAIAVEGPGWANPDNVALQVANAMIGHYDCTYGGGTHLSSPLASVSVANKLCQSFQSFNICYAETGLLGVHFVCDRMSIDDMMFFLQGQWMRLCTSATESDVRRGKNLLRNALVSHLDGTTPVCEDIGRSLLTYGRRIPLAEWESLISEVDASVVREVFSKYFYDQCPAVAAIGPIEQLPDYNRIRSGMFWLRF; via the exons ATGGCGGCTTCCGCGGTTTGCCGAGTGGCCGGCGCTGGAACGCGAGTGTTGCTCCGCACCCGTCGCTCG CAGCCGGCCCTGCTGAAGTCGCCTGCCTTGCGGAGCACGGCCACCTTCGCCCAGGCCCTCCAGAACGTGCCAGAAACGCAAATCAGCCAGCTGGACAACGGGCTACGAGTGGCCTCGGAGCAGTCCTCACAGCCTACCTGCACG GTTGGGGTGTGGATTGACGTTGGCAGCCGGTACGAGAACGAGAAGAACAATGGGGCAGGCTACTTTGTGGAGCATCTGGCTTTCAAG GGAACAAAGAATCGGCCTGGCAATGCCTTGGAGAAGGAGGTGGAGACCATGGGGGCCCACCTTAATGCCTACAGCACCCGGGAGCACACGGCTTACTACATCAAGGCACTGTCCAAGGACCTGCCTAAAG CTGTGGAGCTCCTGGCAGACATTGTGCAGAACTGCAGCCTGGAAGACTCACAGATTGAGAAGGAGCGTGACGTGATCCTGCGGGAACTGCAGGAGAATGATGCATCTCTGCGGGACGTGGTCTTTGACTACTTGCATGCCACTGCCTTCCAGGGCACGCCTCTAGCCCAGTCTGTGGAGGGGCCCAGTGAGAATGTCAG GAAGCTGTCCCGGGCCAACCTGACCGAGTACCTCAGCCAGCATTACAAGGCCCCTCGCATGGTGCTCGCGGCGGCTGGAG GGGTGGAACACCAGCAGCTAGTGGACCTTGCCCAGAAGTACTTCAGCGGCGTCTCTGGGAAGTACGCGGAGGACGCTATACCCACTCTCTCTCCATGCCGCTTCACTGGCAGCCAG ATATGCCACCGTGACGATGCCCTGCCCTTGGCCCATGTGGCCATTGCAGtggaggggcctggctgggccaaCCCGGACAATGTGGCCCTCCAAGTGGCCAATGCCATGATCGGCCACTATGACTGCACTTATGGCGGCGGCACA CACCTGTCCAGCCCACTGGCATCAGTCTCCGTGGCCAACAAGCTGTGCCAGAGTTTCCAGTCCTTCAACATCTGCTACGCAGAGACGGGCTTGCTGGGCGTACACTTTGTCTGCGACCGCATGAGCATCGATGACATGATGTTTTTCCTGCAAGGCCAGTG GATGCGCCTCTGCACCAGTGCCACGGAGAGTGACGTGCGCCGGGGCAAGAACCTCCTCCGAAATGCCCTGGTGTCTCATCTAGATG GCACCACTCCTGTGTGTGAGGACATTGGACGGAGTCTCCTAACCTATGGCCGCCGCATCCCTCTTGCCGAGTGGGAAAGCCTGATTTCG GAGGTGGACGCCAGCGTAGTCCGTGAGGTCTTCTCCAAGTACTTCTATGACCAGTGTCCAGCAGTGGCTGCAATAG GCCCCATTGAGCAGCTCCCTGACTACAACCGGATCCGTAGCGGCATGTTCTGGCTGCGCTTCTAG
- the TMEM89 gene encoding transmembrane protein 89, producing MLGAPCFLLLLLLLAMSAPSQAWSRPLWYQVGLDLQPWGCQPNSLEGCGTSLGCLSHWMGLGMNPIYPVAGFTLTTTMMLVISRKVLQRRRLQGIKSEHLKVTTDISGPCKQRTPVSDHTILLTVLHMLDALLAQIQGHLQHLATQQPVQIKGTPTQSG from the exons ATGCTGGGTGCACCATGCTTCCTGCTCTTGCTGCTCCTGCTGGCTATGTCggctccctcccaggcctggtCTCGGCCCCTGTGGTACCAGGTGGGACTGGACTTGCAGCCCTGGGGGTGCCAGCCAAACAGCCTGGAGGGTTGTGGGACCAGCCTGGGCTGCCTCAGCCACTGGATGGGCCTGGGGATGAACCCCATCTACCCTGTGGCGGGCTTCACGCTCACCACCACCATGATGCTGGTGATCAGCCGCAAGGTGCTTCAGAGGAGGCGCTTACAGGGCATCAAGAGTGAG CATCTGAAGGTGACCACGGACATCTCTGGACCCTGTAAACAGCGGACGCCAGTCTCAGACCACACCATACTCCTCACTGTTCTGCACATGCTGGATGCCCTGCTGGCCCAAATACAGGGCCACCTGCAGCATCTAGCCACTCAGCAGCCAGTGCAAATAAAGGGGACTCCCACCCAGAGTGGGTGA